One genomic region from Mesorhizobium terrae encodes:
- a CDS encoding dimethylsulfonioproprionate lyase family protein, with protein sequence MAASPQENLTTFLDNLKEAVGLKATCETPLSRAWRRVVDGLSHGPGETRDVRRPTLPPACAHLEACYDGLRDAELPMRGLGKAFQAIEPVLAWSNRAERRAADGLADRYADAMIVGRDGPVPSTHVEIGVSVMAPDTIYPDHRHPPEEVYIALSAGAWRQNDGPWNEPGIGGLIYNPAHIVHAMRSGDKAFLAIWCLPLP encoded by the coding sequence ATGGCAGCATCCCCCCAGGAAAACCTGACCACCTTCCTCGACAATCTCAAGGAGGCGGTCGGGCTGAAGGCGACGTGCGAGACGCCGCTTTCGCGCGCATGGCGCCGCGTGGTGGACGGTCTTTCCCACGGCCCTGGCGAAACCCGGGACGTGCGGCGGCCAACGCTCCCGCCGGCATGCGCCCATCTTGAGGCCTGCTACGATGGCTTGCGGGACGCCGAACTGCCCATGCGCGGGCTCGGCAAGGCGTTCCAGGCGATCGAACCCGTTCTGGCGTGGAGCAACCGGGCCGAACGGCGCGCAGCCGACGGGCTGGCCGACCGCTACGCCGACGCGATGATCGTCGGCCGCGACGGCCCGGTGCCAAGCACGCATGTCGAGATCGGCGTCTCGGTAATGGCGCCCGACACGATCTATCCCGATCACCGGCATCCGCCGGAAGAGGTCTATATCGCGCTGTCGGCCGGCGCATGGCGGCAGAATGACGGTCCCTGGAACGAACCCGGCATCGGCGGCCTCATCTACAATCCCGCCCATATCGTGCATGCGATGCGCTCGGGCGACAAAGCCTTCCTGGCCATCTGGTGCCTGCCGCTTCCTTAG